The proteins below are encoded in one region of Ostrea edulis chromosome 3, xbOstEdul1.1, whole genome shotgun sequence:
- the LOC125676353 gene encoding uncharacterized protein LOC125676353 has product MACTKRVKVAGSSIDNVRVLCFDMRNPYAPPRGIRTTLYNPIENVSELPLQELYDNLEEVDNTCMHLSVVNLERQEKVVDTKFGKFPKGSPLAVQQKMNSNLILNILDADDFPKLPSQNVMINNISTVLSETKHLKTDSLSVTTDEASEIESLTQLQSQDPKWHRIRLDRITASIAGSIVKRRKDYDPLVERLRTSRSVVTASMRHGIACEPTTAEAFVARMNDNVNIYPCGIFVSPWSLTLVGS; this is encoded by the exons ATGGCATGTACCAAGAGGGTAAAGGTAGCAGGTAGCTCCATTGACAACGTTCGAGTGTTATGTTTTGATATGAGGAACCCATATGCGCCACCTAGAGGAATTCGAACAACATTATACAACCCTATTGAAAATGTGTCCGAATTACCTTTACAGGAATTGTACGATAACCTTGAGGAAGTTGACAACACCTGTATGCATTTGAGCGTGGTAAATTTAGAACGTCAGGAGAAAGTTGTAGACACGAAGTTTGGGAAATTCCCCAAGGGGAGTCCACTTGCAGTGCAGCAAAAAATGAACAGTAATTTAATTCTGAATATATTGGATGCTGATGACTTTCCTAAATTACCATCTCAAAATGTGATGATTAACAATATATCTACTGTGTTATCTGAAACAAAACACTTGAAAACTGACTCATTAAGTGTCACTACTGATGAGGCTTCAGAAATAGAATCTCTGACTCAGTTACAGTCACAGGATCCCAAATGGCACAGGATTAGGCTTGATAGGATAACGGCATCTATTGCTGGTTCCATTGTCAAAAGGAGAAAAG ACTATGACCCCTTGGTGGAGCGACTAAGGACCTCCAGATCTGTGGTGACAGCCAGTATGAGACATGGGATAGCATGTGAGCCTACAACAGCTGAAGCATTTGTAGCA AGGATGAATGACAATGTCAACATTTATCCCTGTGGAATATTTGTCAGTCCATGGTCACTGACCTTGGTTGGCAGCTAG